A window of Mesomycoplasma lagogenitalium contains these coding sequences:
- the plsY gene encoding glycerol-3-phosphate 1-O-acyltransferase PlsY yields the protein MEIFYAILVNVVALIICYFIGSVNVSIIFSRKKRNEDIRNKGSFNAGSTNALRVYGSKVALPIFIFDILKAYIAIIIVWLVHHYTKDSVLAFSFLIPQAAGLGIIIGHIWPIFFNFKGGKGAASLLGLFFGFNLVIVLIGIIIFVLLVYFTRYISLGSIVVPFILIALGFIPWFSIGHISWFNWKEIEYLYWLNPLFILISHIFVVYSHRSNIKRLINKNENKFKFKK from the coding sequence ATGGAAATATTTTATGCAATTTTAGTTAATGTAGTGGCATTAATTATTTGTTATTTTATAGGTTCTGTTAATGTTTCAATAATATTTAGCAGAAAAAAAAGAAATGAAGATATTAGAAATAAAGGTTCATTTAATGCTGGATCAACAAATGCTTTAAGAGTTTATGGTTCAAAAGTGGCATTACCGATTTTTATTTTTGACATTTTAAAAGCTTATATTGCAATAATTATTGTATGATTAGTGCATCATTATACAAAGGATTCTGTATTGGCTTTTAGTTTTTTAATTCCTCAAGCTGCTGGTTTAGGAATTATAATCGGACATATTTGACCAATTTTTTTCAATTTTAAAGGCGGGAAAGGTGCTGCTAGTTTATTGGGATTATTTTTTGGTTTTAATTTAGTGATAGTATTAATTGGAATAATTATTTTCGTTTTATTGGTATATTTTACAAGATATATTTCTTTAGGTTCGATCGTTGTTCCATTTATTTTAATTGCTTTAGGTTTTATTCCTTGATTTAGTATTGGACATATTTCTTGATTTAATTGAAAAGAAATTGAATATTTATATTGATTAAACCCTTTATTTATTTTAATATCACATATTTTTGTTGTTTATTCTCACAGAAGTAACATTAAAAGATTGATAAATAAAAATGAAAATAAATTTAAATTTAAAAAATAA
- a CDS encoding HPr family phosphocarrier protein gives MEKVTVTISDPIGLHARPASQISKVAAKFKSDIKISTTTNSANAKSLLNIMSLAAKQGQEITLEANGEDEKEAIEKLVETLEEANLISR, from the coding sequence ATGGAAAAAGTAACAGTTACAATTTCTGATCCTATTGGATTACATGCTAGACCTGCTTCACAAATTTCAAAAGTGGCAGCTAAATTTAAATCTGATATTAAAATTTCAACAACAACCAATTCAGCTAATGCTAAATCATTATTAAACATTATGAGTTTAGCAGCAAAACAAGGACAAGAAATTACTTTAGAAGCTAATGGCGAAGATGAAAAAGAAGCTATTGAAAAACTTGTTGAAACATTAGAAGAA
- a CDS encoding TrkH family potassium uptake protein, with the protein MKKNKSKLKNKKNLKSNLKNINEKIKFFFIFLAELKYKFNKKVGKIGYLFITYFLITIIGSLLLYSNFSQTKPGTINYIDSLFASASAFSDTGLSTKITAQDWTMFGQTVIAILILVGGIGVFAIKVYIINYIFGFKLGIFQKEVLSLERRSNKIGELKDVIIVSITIMFILIVFSTFIFFFIFYFSDGNFEVYDKNLNPQYNFNLSLRFATFHSISALNNAGFDIIGNHSLAPYYSNYLLQIWIMILFIIGGIGYPVIYDLYLWIVSIFKKSEKKHKFSLFSKVSLITYFTLSLLGIILVITFETTSKNANNFWNLKTSNAIYWGDGISKSYDYGNGFNKTFAIIFIVFSTRSAGFTTFDLYNLTDTSLAILSILMFIGASPASTAGGIRSTTFAIIILNLFSIMRGKKSTHIFKRKIKGETVNQASIVLILSILLNLISFGILNTSFITHGGNLLTHDWEHQPTERVYGSIHIFFEVTSAFGTSGLTTGITDKLNYISKLSLLLIMFIGQLGISSTILVWGSNNSKFSKYEYLEEDIAIG; encoded by the coding sequence ATGAAAAAAAATAAATCAAAATTAAAAAATAAAAAAAATCTGAAAAGCAATTTAAAAAATATAAATGAAAAAATAAAATTTTTTTTCATTTTTCTTGCTGAATTAAAATACAAATTTAATAAAAAAGTAGGAAAAATAGGATATTTATTTATTACTTATTTTTTAATTACAATTATTGGTTCATTACTTTTATATTCAAATTTCTCTCAAACAAAACCCGGGACTATTAACTATATTGATTCGCTTTTCGCTTCTGCATCTGCATTTAGTGATACTGGTTTATCGACGAAAATAACGGCACAAGATTGGACGATGTTTGGTCAAACGGTTATCGCGATTTTAATACTTGTTGGTGGAATTGGCGTTTTTGCTATTAAGGTTTATATTATTAATTATATTTTTGGGTTTAAACTAGGAATTTTTCAAAAGGAAGTTTTATCTCTTGAAAGAAGATCTAATAAAATTGGAGAGCTTAAAGATGTAATTATTGTTTCGATCACAATAATGTTTATTTTAATTGTTTTTTCAACATTTATTTTCTTTTTTATTTTTTATTTTAGTGATGGTAATTTCGAAGTTTATGACAAAAATTTAAATCCCCAATACAATTTTAATTTATCACTAAGATTTGCAACATTTCATTCAATTAGTGCGCTAAATAATGCTGGGTTTGATATTATTGGAAATCATTCATTGGCACCTTATTATTCAAATTATCTTTTACAAATTTGAATAATGATATTATTTATAATTGGTGGAATTGGTTATCCTGTTATTTATGATTTATATCTTTGAATTGTTTCAATATTTAAAAAAAGCGAAAAAAAACACAAATTTTCTTTATTTAGTAAAGTTTCACTAATAACATATTTTACTTTATCGCTTTTAGGAATTATTTTAGTAATTACTTTTGAAACAACAAGCAAAAATGCAAATAATTTTTGAAATTTAAAAACCTCTAATGCAATTTATTGAGGTGATGGAATAAGTAAAAGTTATGATTATGGAAATGGTTTTAACAAAACATTTGCAATTATTTTTATAGTATTTTCTACTAGAAGTGCGGGATTTACAACATTTGATTTATATAATTTAACAGATACATCGCTAGCCATTTTATCAATTTTAATGTTTATCGGAGCATCTCCCGCATCCACTGCAGGAGGGATTAGATCAACCACTTTTGCAATTATTATTTTAAATTTATTTTCTATTATGAGAGGGAAAAAATCAACCCATATTTTTAAAAGAAAAATTAAAGGCGAAACAGTAAATCAAGCATCAATTGTTTTAATTCTTTCAATTTTATTAAATTTAATATCTTTTGGAATTTTAAATACATCATTTATTACTCATGGAGGTAATTTATTAACTCATGATTGAGAACATCAACCCACTGAAAGAGTTTATGGTTCGATTCATATCTTTTTTGAGGTTACATCAGCATTTGGAACTTCAGGATTGACAACAGGAATAACTGATAAATTAAATTATATTAGTAAACTTTCTTTATTATTAATTATGTTTATAGGACAATTAGGAATTTCTTCAACTATACTAGTTTGAGGAAGTAATAACAGCAAATTTTCAAAATATGAATATCTTGAAGAAGATATTGCTATTGGATAG
- a CDS encoding potassium channel family protein: protein MARKNDRICVIGAGRFGHAIIAQLHKLNKQVIVIDKEEKNLLPIKDYAISTYIADAADLKTLEAIGIDDIDTVIVALTENIEIIAALLELKITNIIARANNHRHARVLKQIGVPIIVRPEEEAGIRTALLATNKSFMKYTNDLQELGGGYVVGSTELISSKYFDITLKKANFTSNNVIVVMVKRNGNHYLPDGNFKLQKEDLITFIGKIDDVTKVFELIGKVEQKNK, encoded by the coding sequence ATGGCGAGAAAAAACGACCGTATTTGTGTGATTGGAGCTGGAAGATTTGGTCATGCAATAATTGCTCAACTACATAAATTAAATAAGCAAGTTATAGTTATTGATAAAGAAGAAAAAAATTTACTTCCAATTAAAGATTATGCAATATCTACATATATAGCTGATGCTGCAGATTTAAAAACACTTGAAGCAATTGGGATTGATGATATTGATACTGTAATTGTTGCTCTAACTGAAAATATTGAAATTATTGCCGCACTATTAGAATTAAAAATTACTAACATTATCGCTAGAGCTAACAATCATCGTCATGCCAGAGTTTTAAAACAAATCGGAGTTCCAATTATCGTTAGACCAGAAGAGGAAGCCGGAATAAGAACAGCATTATTAGCTACTAATAAAAGTTTTATGAAATATACAAATGATTTACAAGAACTTGGAGGTGGATATGTTGTTGGATCAACTGAATTAATTTCAAGCAAATACTTTGACATAACACTTAAAAAAGCTAATTTTACTTCTAATAATGTAATAGTTGTTATGGTAAAAAGAAATGGAAATCACTATTTACCTGATGGAAATTTTAAATTACAAAAAGAAGATTTAATTACTTTTATAGGTAAAATAGATGATGTAACAAAAGTTTTTGAATTAATTGGAAAAGTTGAGCAAAAAAATAAATAA
- a CDS encoding PTS transporter subunit IIABC produces MSITKRENKVKVNNKNGSTKLKLILSKISGAFMLPIAVMAIAGFFLGVGATIVSLGKDNEGVRVFGLFIQNLGDPVFGALPILFTAAFVVSFTNDAGSAVFSGIVGYFIFLGLQTPFITEVKGPLSDKNYGYNVLFSAGRDLDASKEIVKSQFGILSLQTSIFGAILVGMIVSYLYNKFYTIQLPQIISFFGGKRFVPLISIVAMIPLSLVFLIFWPWIGTALNYFGNLLNRAPGGLESLAFGFIERSLIPFGLHHAFYAPLWYSGVGGDVNSLLAPKIASGEFGTINDYNPDVLKDVSYITAHQLLDLVKLEPEKWQGDSRISNAAIGLTGNNIAYNLKDASGEFKTHYLPVFKFFQDVLGLKIGRYMQGKYAFMPFALPAAAGAMIMAAPKENRKMAISAVVPSALTSVVTGVTEPIEFTFLFLAPYMFWGFHAAMAGLAFMFMNLFGAHIGMSFSGGLLDLIIYGIVPVLKGTQFWWAAVIGLVYAPIYYLVFYYVIKWKNLETPGRGSNVKLFTKSDFNSKKSDSVDKTKKSNLSSTEKEIVLAFGGWDNITGYNNCASRLRYDVVDVSKVNEERLKHAGAKGVKFAGGNHVQVIFGPIAEQLNSKLSANKGADLGESIFDKKEETKKVEVNRVNLVQQQKVETKVTPAPAPVVKIPAVQKPVAESKPVVETKSVVESKPVSDGKVTSLKGVTFGIVRPIDKLEDGVFSEKMLGDGVAISVPKNIRIAKIYAPFDAVVASAFPTKHAYGLTSKEGIDVFIHIGIDTVKLSGKGFTSFVEQGQKVSEGDLIAEVDMEYVRKHVPVTDVIYTVLDSSVKNKIESIEQGRLTHDRVVMRVK; encoded by the coding sequence ATGAGTATAACTAAAAGGGAAAATAAAGTTAAAGTTAACAACAAAAACGGTTCAACTAAATTGAAGTTAATTTTGTCTAAAATTTCCGGAGCATTTATGCTACCAATTGCTGTTATGGCGATTGCCGGATTTTTCTTAGGTGTCGGGGCTACAATAGTTTCACTAGGAAAAGATAATGAAGGCGTAAGAGTATTCGGTTTATTTATTCAAAATTTAGGTGACCCGGTTTTTGGTGCTTTACCTATACTATTTACTGCAGCATTTGTTGTTTCGTTTACTAACGATGCGGGTTCTGCGGTATTTTCCGGAATTGTAGGGTATTTCATTTTTTTAGGACTACAAACACCATTTATAACAGAAGTTAAAGGACCATTATCCGATAAAAATTATGGATATAATGTTCTATTTAGCGCTGGTAGAGATTTAGATGCTTCAAAAGAAATTGTTAAATCACAATTCGGTATCTTATCACTACAAACTTCGATTTTTGGTGCGATTTTAGTGGGAATGATTGTTTCATATTTATACAATAAATTTTATACAATTCAACTTCCACAAATTATTTCGTTTTTCGGTGGAAAACGTTTTGTTCCTTTAATTTCAATAGTTGCAATGATACCATTGTCATTGGTATTTTTAATCTTTTGACCATGAATAGGAACAGCATTAAATTACTTCGGTAATTTATTAAATAGAGCTCCAGGGGGGCTTGAATCATTAGCATTTGGATTTATTGAAAGATCATTAATTCCATTTGGATTACACCATGCGTTTTATGCTCCTTTATGATATTCAGGAGTTGGGGGAGATGTAAATTCTCTATTAGCTCCTAAAATAGCATCAGGTGAGTTTGGAACTATTAACGATTATAATCCTGATGTATTAAAAGATGTATCATATATTACAGCTCATCAATTATTAGATCTAGTTAAATTAGAACCAGAAAAATGACAAGGTGATTCACGTATTTCTAATGCCGCAATTGGGCTAACAGGAAATAACATTGCTTATAATTTAAAAGATGCTTCAGGTGAATTTAAAACACATTATTTACCAGTATTTAAATTCTTCCAAGATGTTTTAGGACTAAAAATCGGAAGATATATGCAAGGTAAATATGCATTTATGCCATTTGCATTACCTGCAGCAGCTGGTGCTATGATAATGGCAGCGCCTAAAGAAAATAGAAAAATGGCAATTTCAGCTGTTGTTCCATCAGCACTAACATCAGTTGTTACAGGAGTTACTGAACCAATTGAATTCACATTCTTATTCTTAGCACCTTATATGTTCTGAGGATTCCATGCTGCTATGGCTGGATTAGCATTTATGTTTATGAACTTATTTGGAGCACATATTGGTATGTCGTTCTCAGGTGGTTTATTAGACTTAATTATTTACGGAATTGTTCCAGTATTAAAAGGAACACAATTCTGATGAGCAGCCGTTATCGGTCTTGTTTATGCACCAATTTATTACCTTGTATTTTACTATGTAATAAAATGGAAAAATCTTGAAACACCAGGTCGTGGATCAAATGTTAAATTATTTACAAAATCCGATTTTAATTCTAAAAAATCTGATTCAGTAGATAAAACTAAAAAATCAAATTTATCAAGTACTGAAAAAGAAATTGTATTAGCATTTGGAGGTTGAGATAATATTACAGGATACAACAACTGTGCTTCTAGATTAAGATACGATGTTGTTGATGTTTCTAAAGTTAACGAAGAAAGATTGAAACACGCAGGTGCCAAAGGTGTTAAATTTGCAGGTGGAAATCATGTTCAAGTTATTTTCGGACCAATTGCTGAGCAATTAAATTCTAAATTAAGTGCTAATAAAGGTGCAGATTTAGGAGAAAGTATTTTTGACAAAAAAGAAGAAACTAAAAAAGTTGAAGTAAATAGAGTAAACTTAGTTCAACAACAAAAAGTTGAAACTAAAGTTACACCTGCTCCTGCTCCAGTTGTTAAAATTCCAGCTGTGCAAAAACCAGTAGCAGAATCTAAACCAGTAGTTGAAACAAAATCTGTAGTTGAATCTAAACCGGTTTCAGATGGAAAAGTTACAAGTTTAAAAGGTGTTACATTTGGAATTGTTAGACCAATTGACAAACTTGAAGACGGAGTATTTTCTGAAAAAATGTTAGGAGATGGAGTTGCTATTTCAGTTCCAAAAAATATAAGAATTGCAAAAATCTATGCACCATTTGATGCGGTTGTGGCTTCAGCATTTCCTACTAAACATGCTTACGGTCTAACTTCAAAAGAAGGAATTGATGTGTTTATTCACATAGGAATTGATACTGTTAAATTAAGCGGAAAAGGATTTACTTCATTTGTTGAACAAGGTCAAAAAGTTTCAGAAGGCGATTTAATTGCTGAAGTAGATATGGAATATGTAAGAAAACATGTACCTGTAACTGATGTAATTTATACAGTTTTAGATAGTTCAGTAAAAAACAAGATAGAAAGTATTGAACAAGGAAGATTAACTCACGATAGAGTGGTAATGAGAGTTAAATAA
- a CDS encoding leucine-rich repeat domain-containing protein — protein sequence MKIIDKTNALEILKDPKYLKESVLDLSSLSELKEIKAMAFAGKKEKIDKIIFPENLQKIGFAAFMGNKIKELIFNSNLQTIEESAFERNEITKIDLPLKLNEVSSFAFAHNKLKKVKFHRYISFIHENAFLENEINTITFDKNEILFDFNPFWNNNIQKIIIKSNNLIRISNNIFEYHKINIFKLEDCSIERFYEIKDIEFSLVDHLFKFENFINLKQIELINDSFSKDKTLNLYFYFSGQEFKIYSQEAIEEIGI from the coding sequence ATGAAAATTATCGATAAAACAAACGCTTTAGAAATTTTAAAAGATCCTAAATATTTAAAAGAAAGTGTTTTAGATCTTTCTTCATTGAGTGAACTAAAAGAAATTAAAGCAATGGCTTTTGCTGGCAAAAAAGAAAAAATAGATAAAATTATTTTCCCTGAAAATTTGCAAAAAATTGGTTTTGCTGCATTTATGGGCAATAAAATAAAAGAACTCATTTTTAATAGTAATTTACAAACAATAGAAGAATCGGCATTTGAAAGAAATGAAATTACTAAAATAGATTTGCCTTTGAAATTAAATGAAGTTTCTTCGTTCGCTTTTGCGCATAATAAACTTAAAAAAGTTAAATTTCATAGGTATATTTCTTTTATTCACGAAAATGCTTTTCTAGAAAATGAAATTAATACAATTACTTTTGATAAAAATGAAATTCTTTTTGATTTCAATCCATTTTGAAATAACAATATTCAAAAAATTATTATAAAATCTAACAATTTAATTAGAATTTCTAATAATATTTTCGAATATCATAAAATTAATATTTTTAAACTAGAAGATTGTTCTATTGAAAGATTCTATGAAATTAAAGATATTGAATTTTCGTTAGTTGATCATTTATTTAAATTTGAAAATTTTATTAATTTAAAACAAATTGAATTAATAAATGATTCTTTTTCTAAAGATAAAACTTTAAATCTATATTTTTACTTTTCGGGTCAAGAATTTAAAATATATAGTCAAGAGGCAATAGAAGAAATTGGCATATAA
- a CDS encoding HEPN domain-containing protein, which produces MKKDKIIITKCNFYYPDKNTLINGKILIDERNENIVILELSYLDFFINETKFDGIKLEGRGENGKYYELNDCFLDKVESFLMIGYSRVHLSCKFLIEYESIYKKNEEVDKVLFEIEKLNFWVNDNNRWKYQKNKKNLKLNFDYGNLWKSTNKGQIISINKNIHTNLNQNKILEVNFVYTVCFNFQKQKISIDLIYKNLEKINNIQTLLMLFINKDVDIKNMTFVNSSNKNIAKVFNWKFNYRMTEENSYLKLWEIISLEDVKKDLLNVYNNYIKCKNRLQISINSIYTDLSKLNKNINSYDLIKNVSSSIEGFMRNTRNVLLEENHKKFNEKINRILKSQNKEDKKWLKEKLKYSNNASFRKQTKLFFKEIQKKFPNLGDGILNNKNIINNLIEKFINTRNFYTHYDLKFNGKILNFYSLIYLCKYINEAMRFLILKELGVNHNILKDKIEKNINIKNIKKELLKHSYEESE; this is translated from the coding sequence ATGAAAAAAGATAAAATAATAATTACAAAATGCAATTTTTACTATCCAGATAAAAACACTTTAATAAACGGGAAAATTCTAATAGACGAAAGAAATGAAAATATAGTAATATTAGAGCTTTCTTATCTTGATTTTTTTATAAATGAAACTAAATTTGACGGAATAAAACTAGAAGGTAGGGGAGAAAATGGAAAATACTACGAATTAAATGACTGTTTTTTAGATAAAGTGGAATCTTTTCTTATGATAGGATATTCTAGAGTTCATCTTTCTTGTAAATTTCTTATTGAATACGAATCTATTTACAAGAAAAATGAAGAAGTGGACAAAGTTTTATTTGAAATAGAAAAATTAAACTTTTGAGTTAACGATAATAATCGCTGAAAATATCAAAAAAATAAAAAAAACCTTAAATTGAATTTTGATTACGGAAATTTATGAAAATCAACTAATAAAGGTCAAATAATTTCAATTAACAAAAATATTCATACAAATTTAAATCAAAATAAAATTTTGGAAGTTAATTTCGTTTACACAGTATGTTTTAATTTTCAAAAACAAAAAATATCGATTGATTTAATTTATAAAAATTTAGAAAAAATTAACAACATACAAACTTTGTTAATGCTATTTATAAACAAAGATGTTGATATTAAAAATATGACATTTGTAAATTCATCAAATAAAAATATAGCGAAAGTTTTTAATTGAAAATTTAATTATAGAATGACCGAAGAAAATAGTTATTTAAAATTATGAGAAATCATTTCATTAGAAGATGTAAAAAAAGATTTATTAAATGTTTATAATAACTATATAAAATGTAAAAATCGACTTCAAATTTCCATAAATTCTATTTATACGGATTTAAGTAAGCTGAATAAAAATATTAATAGTTATGATTTAATAAAAAATGTTTCTTCTTCCATCGAAGGTTTTATGAGAAACACAAGAAATGTTTTATTAGAAGAGAATCATAAAAAATTTAATGAAAAAATAAATAGAATTTTGAAAAGTCAAAATAAAGAGGATAAAAAGTGATTAAAAGAAAAACTTAAATATTCCAATAATGCGAGTTTTAGAAAACAAACTAAATTATTTTTTAAAGAAATTCAAAAGAAGTTTCCTAATTTAGGCGATGGTATTTTAAATAATAAAAATATAATAAATAATTTGATCGAAAAATTTATTAATACTAGGAATTTTTATACTCATTACGATTTAAAATTCAACGGAAAAATTCTTAATTTTTATTCTCTAATATATTTATGCAAATATATTAATGAAGCTATGAGATTTTTAATTTTGAAAGAATTAGGGGTTAATCACAATATTCTCAAAGACAAAATTGAAAAAAATATAAATATCAAAAATATAAAAAAAGAATTACTAAAACATTCTTATGAAGAATCTGAATAA
- a CDS encoding MAGa3780 family membrane protein, which yields MKKIFNNLIKNKTSLIIFVFGVFILLTSIIFMIWNMVDFKDNVITENTTKLLMKDVLKNFSSFFYFTYQSNIILGIALILVALFIENKKYLRFLFSATTLITITFIIYWALISWTNDWNDVPESIRSIITHAINPILGFVALFLIKEKVLVDRKLFIHTGFYVLGYFFFGFILYFATYDYIVKNTGATIYSFLNFNKPLFYSGGNLALIIFLDLIMFIIALTIPFGLAYFWKWAYKIKIDNKKCYFLDIKNKMFKK from the coding sequence ATGAAAAAAATATTTAACAATTTAATTAAAAACAAAACAAGTTTAATAATTTTTGTTTTTGGTGTTTTTATTTTGTTAACTTCTATTATATTCATGATTTGAAATATGGTAGATTTTAAAGATAACGTTATCACCGAAAACACAACTAAATTATTAATGAAAGATGTTTTAAAAAACTTTAGTTCATTTTTTTATTTTACTTATCAAAGTAACATTATTTTAGGAATTGCTTTAATTTTAGTTGCATTATTTATAGAAAATAAAAAATATTTAAGATTTTTATTTTCTGCAACAACCTTAATTACAATTACCTTTATTATTTATTGAGCTTTAATTTCTTGAACAAACGATTGAAATGATGTTCCAGAATCAATTAGATCCATAATAACACATGCAATTAATCCGATTTTAGGCTTTGTCGCTTTATTTTTAATTAAAGAAAAAGTGTTGGTAGATCGTAAGTTATTTATTCATACCGGTTTTTATGTTTTAGGATACTTTTTCTTTGGATTTATACTTTATTTTGCTACATATGACTATATTGTTAAAAATACAGGCGCAACAATTTATTCGTTTTTAAATTTTAACAAACCCTTATTTTATTCAGGTGGTAATCTAGCATTAATTATTTTCTTGGATTTAATAATGTTTATCATTGCTTTAACTATTCCTTTTGGATTAGCATACTTTTGAAAATGAGCTTATAAAATTAAAATCGACAATAAAAAATGTTATTTTCTAGATATTAAAAATAAAATGTTTAAAAAATAA
- a CDS encoding phospholipase D-like domain-containing protein: MSEKNWIINFLNFLFLSFWILLLSIFIFLLVKYSNAGHSDKSILIIIFSFYLFNLIFIVFILLQERNIDAKFSWVFIIIFMPFLGQILFLIFGRKYKTRISEKKYLKLAKVYSNKNTIKKNNKFSHLEPYFQKISSTFKTEANFFKQETIFNGYEFYKKLLNDLKNAKKVIYIEVFIIKDDFIWNKIKNILIDKAKNGVEIKLILDWWGTIKIKSKDWKLLKKANIKFIRYNKIIFPFISSSSFYRIHKKIFIIDSSISYIGGNNISDEYANFSSKYGFWFDTNLRMEGKITQDLMFSFINDWNRWHKDKIENIENYFYKQEINEEDNYGIVFEGGPQIDVSLLESALIQMIYNAKEKIKIFTPYFVPTTRIFLALKESLISGKKIEIYIPEKYDKNYVKPFTLYFAKQLEEYGAKIYKYKNSFSHSKTIIFDDQIAYTGTMNLDIRSLYSQFEINILLSGEFVDSFLKNIEYRKEKRIILSTSLLSNKKINFFKKIFIEIFKPLL, translated from the coding sequence ATGTCGGAAAAAAATTGAATTATTAATTTTTTAAATTTTTTATTTTTATCATTTTGAATTCTTTTGTTATCGATATTTATTTTTCTGCTAGTAAAATATTCTAATGCAGGACATTCTGACAAATCAATACTAATCATTATTTTTTCTTTTTATTTATTTAATTTGATTTTTATTGTATTTATTTTGCTTCAAGAAAGAAATATTGATGCAAAATTTTCTTGGGTTTTTATTATTATTTTTATGCCTTTTTTAGGTCAAATATTATTTTTGATTTTTGGTAGAAAATATAAAACAAGAATTTCAGAAAAAAAATATTTAAAATTAGCGAAGGTATATTCAAATAAAAATACAATTAAGAAAAATAATAAATTTTCTCATTTAGAACCTTATTTTCAAAAAATTAGTTCCACTTTTAAAACAGAAGCTAATTTTTTTAAACAAGAAACAATTTTTAATGGTTATGAATTTTACAAAAAATTATTAAATGATTTAAAAAATGCAAAGAAAGTCATTTACATTGAGGTTTTTATTATTAAAGACGATTTTATATGAAATAAAATTAAAAATATTTTAATTGATAAAGCTAAAAATGGTGTAGAAATAAAATTAATTTTAGATTGGTGAGGAACAATTAAAATTAAATCTAAAGATTGAAAATTGTTAAAAAAGGCTAATATTAAATTCATAAGATACAATAAAATAATTTTTCCTTTTATTTCCTCAAGTAGTTTTTACAGAATTCATAAAAAAATTTTTATAATTGACAGTAGTATTAGTTATATCGGTGGTAATAACATAAGTGATGAATATGCGAATTTTAGTTCAAAATACGGCTTTTGATTTGACACAAATTTGAGAATGGAAGGAAAAATTACTCAAGATTTAATGTTTTCATTTATTAATGATTGAAATAGATGACATAAAGATAAAATCGAAAATATTGAAAATTATTTTTACAAACAAGAAATTAATGAGGAAGACAATTATGGAATTGTTTTTGAAGGTGGTCCACAAATTGATGTTTCTTTATTAGAATCTGCATTAATTCAGATGATATATAATGCTAAAGAAAAGATAAAAATTTTTACTCCATATTTTGTTCCAACTACAAGAATTTTTTTAGCTTTAAAAGAGTCGCTGATTTCTGGTAAAAAAATCGAAATTTATATTCCAGAAAAATACGATAAAAATTATGTTAAACCATTTACATTGTATTTTGCTAAACAACTAGAAGAATACGGAGCAAAAATATACAAATACAAAAACTCCTTTAGTCACTCTAAAACAATTATTTTTGACGACCAAATTGCTTATACTGGAACAATGAATTTAGATATAAGAAGTTTATATTCACAATTTGAAATTAATATTTTATTATCTGGTGAATTTGTAGATTCTTTTTTAAAAAACATTGAATATCGAAAAGAAAAAAGAATTATTTTATCAACTTCTTTACTAAGTAATAAAAAAATCAATTTTTTTAAAAAAATATTTATTGAAATTTTTAAACCTTTATTATAA